Proteins encoded in a region of the Ornithodoros turicata isolate Travis chromosome 3, ASM3712646v1, whole genome shotgun sequence genome:
- the LOC135387881 gene encoding mitochondrial nicotinamide adenine dinucleotide transporter SLC25A51-like — MQVLSSKTAAMGDKHIPSASEIDDTCAYVCGWGAAFVNIIVTFPMNKVMFRQMLHGVQTNRALAQLRHEGLRHLYRGCLPPLVQKTVSVSIMFGTFHGYSRFIYSHFPDANQLTVKFFAGLMAGTTEAILTPLERIQALLQDREHHHKFKNTAEAVRYLRPYGVREYYRGLVPILARNGPSTFLFFTLRDEVNRVLPVDRSVLWEATFSDFVSGAVVGAFVSTIFYPINVIKTIMQVQYGPPRPSILAVTRDTYAERKTLRKMFYGVHLNYTRALVSWGIINATYELLTKQYQSYFGSHVT; from the exons ATGCAAGTATTGAG TTCCAAAACCGCAGCGATGGGCGACAAGCACATTCCATCCGCCTCCGAAATCGACGACACTTGTGCCTATGTGTGCGGTTGGGGTGCCGCCTTCGTCAACATCATCGTCACCTTCCCCATGAACAAGGTAATGTTCCGGCAAATGCTGCACGGCGTTCAGACCAACCGTGCGCTGGCGCAGCTGCGACACGAAGGTCTCCGACATCTGTACCGCGGCTGCCTTCCTCCCCTCGTCCAGAAGACCGTATCCGTGTCCATCATGTTCGGGACGTTCCACGGTTACAGCCGCTTCATTTACAGCCACTTCCCCGATGCCAACCAACTGACGGTGAAATTTTTCGCCGGTCTCATGGCCGGCACCACCGAGGCCATACTCACCCCTCTCGAGCGCATCCAAGCCCTTCTTCAGGACCGCGAGCATCACCACAAGTTTAAGAACACCGCCGAAGCGGTCAGGTACCTCCGACCGTACGGCGTGAGAGAGTACTACCGTGGGCTGGTGCCCATACTCGCTCGGAACGGCCCCAGTACTTTCCTCTTCTTCACCCTCCGCGACGAGGTCAACAGGGTGCTGCCTGTCGACCGTTCCGTACTGTGGGAGGCAACGTTCAGTGACTTTGTCAGCGGAGCCGTGGTGGGTGCTTTCGTCAGCACCATCTTCTACCCGATCAACGTGATCAAGACGATAATGCAGGTCCAGTACGGTCCGCCGCGTCCCTCGATACTGGCGGTGACCAGAGACACCTACGCGGAGCGCAAGACGCTGAGGAAGATGTTCTACGGCGTGCACCTGAACTACACGCGGGCCCTCGTGTCCTGGGGGATCATCAACGCCACCTACGAGCTGTTGACGAAGCAGTATCAAAGTTACTTTGGAAGTCACGTGACGTGA